From the Flavimarina sp. Hel_I_48 genome, one window contains:
- a CDS encoding HYC_CC_PP family protein, with amino-acid sequence MKKIFSKIVSILMASIVLFTTTSFAVDMHYCGDSLVDFSLVHNVKTCGMEKQQSEINCEKAFSEKPCCSDTQIAIDGHNELKSSFNNLTFEQQAFVATFFYTYINLFEGLDENIIPFKDYTPPYLIRDVQELNETYLI; translated from the coding sequence ATGAAAAAAATCTTCAGTAAAATAGTATCTATTTTAATGGCATCCATAGTGCTGTTTACTACAACGTCATTCGCGGTAGATATGCATTATTGTGGAGATTCATTGGTTGATTTTTCTTTAGTTCACAATGTTAAAACGTGTGGAATGGAAAAGCAACAATCTGAAATCAATTGTGAAAAGGCTTTCTCTGAGAAGCCTTGCTGTTCTGATACCCAAATAGCAATTGATGGTCATAATGAATTAAAATCATCATTCAATAATCTAACTTTTGAGCAACAAGCTTTCGTTGCCACTTTCTTCTATACTTACATTAATCTTTTTGAGGGCTTGGATGAAAACATCATCCCTTTTAAAGATTATACGCCGCCCTATCTCATACGGGATGTGCAAGAATTAAACGAGACATATTTAATTTGA
- a CDS encoding malectin domain-containing carbohydrate-binding protein → MKSTSKIKRYFLIASIGAAFILLNSFSNSTIPVPPDEISKTDTIDYTPFFFLNINNGDDVEELPFLAAFNAGGPTLNLDGTIFGEDAYFNRTSKTGTTTLTEIKNTDLDALYKTERSSDSDKGNFSYDFPVTSGTYQIKLHFAEIWFGAPQGGPGGSGKRVFDVSLEGENKINDLDITEEVGTGTALVKTYEVRVNDGELNIDFAASVDRPQLCAIELYGNGELGEEGQDPCQWTELAPSSLKKLESQTAKVDGKLYTFAGFLDGFLITGATEIYDVKNDLWSNGTPMPAPVTHMGKAVVNDDVWMIGGFTGDNPGIATDKVQIYSTTTDTWRAGPALPAPRGAGAAAYNNGKIHFFGGLMPDRVTDVSEHYILDPENVAAGWVSAAPLPHGRNQLSAASVKGLVYAIGGQFGHDDGVEYLRYLDVYDPATDSWSHRADLPSDRSHFEPGTIVHNNKIIIIGGRRGFFFFDDVTEYDPATDSWTERCKLPEPLLAPSAEIFDDQLIIANGGFKETDLRDNTRSLPIEPDITLNNEGRSLSKGNLEGAIKVFPNPSHDNININGIDVLGSTITVNIKGINGAKLITKTFEPYANTYTLETNTLQSGIYFIEIVKEDSKSSKVIKFIKN, encoded by the coding sequence ATGAAATCAACCTCCAAGATAAAACGTTACTTTTTAATTGCATCAATAGGTGCTGCATTTATTTTATTAAATTCCTTTTCCAATAGTACCATCCCCGTTCCACCCGATGAAATTTCAAAAACAGATACTATTGATTACACCCCGTTTTTTTTCTTAAATATAAATAATGGCGACGATGTCGAAGAACTTCCGTTTCTAGCCGCCTTTAATGCCGGTGGCCCTACCTTAAACCTTGACGGAACAATTTTTGGGGAAGACGCTTATTTTAACAGAACTTCTAAAACCGGCACTACCACTCTAACTGAAATCAAGAACACAGACTTAGACGCACTTTATAAAACCGAGCGTAGCTCAGACAGTGACAAAGGCAATTTCAGTTATGATTTTCCGGTCACCAGCGGCACGTACCAAATAAAGCTTCATTTTGCAGAAATTTGGTTCGGTGCTCCTCAAGGTGGCCCGGGGGGATCTGGAAAACGTGTTTTTGACGTCTCTTTGGAAGGCGAAAACAAAATCAATGATCTTGATATTACTGAGGAAGTGGGCACCGGTACCGCACTGGTAAAAACCTATGAGGTACGTGTAAATGATGGCGAGCTCAATATAGACTTCGCTGCAAGTGTAGACCGCCCTCAGCTGTGTGCCATAGAATTGTATGGTAACGGTGAACTGGGCGAAGAAGGCCAGGATCCCTGCCAATGGACAGAGTTAGCACCCAGTAGCCTAAAGAAGTTGGAATCCCAAACTGCAAAAGTAGATGGTAAACTGTATACGTTTGCAGGTTTTCTCGATGGTTTTCTCATTACAGGGGCTACCGAGATCTATGATGTTAAAAATGACTTATGGTCCAATGGCACTCCCATGCCAGCACCGGTTACCCATATGGGCAAAGCGGTAGTGAATGATGACGTATGGATGATAGGCGGCTTTACCGGAGACAATCCCGGCATTGCGACCGACAAGGTGCAGATTTACAGTACAACAACGGATACTTGGAGGGCTGGCCCGGCACTCCCCGCCCCCCGAGGTGCTGGGGCCGCTGCTTATAATAATGGTAAAATACATTTTTTTGGCGGTCTCATGCCGGACCGTGTTACCGATGTAAGCGAACATTATATCCTTGATCCCGAAAATGTGGCTGCCGGTTGGGTCTCCGCCGCACCGTTGCCCCATGGTAGAAACCAACTTAGCGCTGCCAGCGTAAAAGGCCTGGTATATGCCATAGGAGGTCAGTTCGGTCACGATGACGGGGTAGAATACCTGCGCTATCTGGATGTTTACGATCCTGCAACCGATAGTTGGTCTCACAGGGCTGATCTGCCCTCAGATCGTTCCCACTTTGAACCAGGAACCATTGTTCACAACAATAAAATTATAATAATAGGAGGTCGTCGTGGTTTCTTCTTTTTTGATGACGTTACCGAATATGACCCCGCTACTGATAGCTGGACCGAACGCTGCAAACTGCCCGAACCCTTGCTGGCCCCATCAGCTGAAATTTTTGATGACCAACTGATAATCGCAAATGGCGGCTTTAAAGAAACAGATCTTAGGGACAATACGCGCTCATTACCGATAGAACCAGATATTACTCTAAACAATGAAGGTAGAAGCCTTTCCAAAGGAAATCTGGAAGGTGCGATAAAAGTTTTTCCCAACCCTTCCCATGACAATATCAATATCAATGGAATCGACGTACTGGGTAGTACGATCACGGTAAACATAAAAGGTATAAATGGGGCAAAACTTATAACCAAAACGTTTGAGCCTTATGCCAATACATATACTCTGGAAACAAATACGCTACAATCGGGTATTTATTTTATTGAAATTGTAAAGGAGGATTCCAAAAGCAGTAAAGTCATCAAATTCATTAAAAATTAG
- a CDS encoding cation transporter has product MNIEGVEEVHDLHIWAMSTTETALSTHLVVPDGHEDQFLYDIREQLHDKFEITHTTLQIEKEFGDKEYKPYQGLKE; this is encoded by the coding sequence ATGAATATTGAAGGGGTCGAAGAAGTCCACGATCTCCATATCTGGGCGATGAGCACCACCGAAACGGCACTTTCCACCCACTTGGTCGTCCCCGATGGGCACGAAGATCAATTTTTATATGATATCCGGGAACAATTGCACGATAAATTTGAAATAACCCATACCACCCTGCAAATAGAAAAAGAGTTTGGGGACAAAGAGTATAAACCCTATCAAGGTTTAAAAGAATAA
- a CDS encoding cation diffusion facilitator family transporter has protein sequence MAHDHSHGSQNYGKAFGIGIALNSIYVAVELYYGFMVNSSALLADAGHNASDVFSLILAWAAIKIATKRPSKRYTYGLRKTTIMASMINGLIIIAAAGLIAWDAIQKFQNPAEISGNIVMVVAAIGLVVNTGTAFLFWKGSKGDLNIRGAFLHMAADAGVTLGVLLGGLAIKYTGLTWIDPALSLVIVLVILYSAWGLLRDSVKIAIDAVPKTSTSMKWKNIS, from the coding sequence ATGGCACACGATCATTCACACGGTTCACAGAACTACGGTAAGGCCTTTGGGATAGGCATAGCACTAAATAGCATCTACGTTGCAGTAGAGCTGTATTATGGGTTTATGGTAAACTCGTCCGCGCTCCTGGCGGATGCGGGCCACAATGCAAGCGATGTCTTTAGTCTGATCCTGGCCTGGGCGGCAATTAAAATAGCGACTAAAAGACCGTCAAAACGTTACACGTATGGTTTACGGAAAACGACCATTATGGCCTCGATGATCAATGGGCTTATCATCATTGCGGCTGCGGGGCTGATTGCCTGGGATGCCATCCAAAAATTCCAAAACCCGGCGGAAATCTCCGGTAATATCGTGATGGTCGTGGCTGCCATTGGTCTGGTGGTAAACACCGGTACGGCTTTCCTATTTTGGAAAGGTTCAAAAGGCGATTTGAACATACGCGGGGCTTTTCTGCATATGGCTGCCGATGCCGGGGTAACTTTAGGAGTGCTTCTTGGTGGACTTGCCATTAAATACACAGGATTGACGTGGATAGACCCTGCGCTTAGTTTGGTCATTGTCCTGGTCATTTTATATAGTGCCTGGGGACTTTTGAGGGATTCCGTAAAAATAGCCATTGATGCCGTTCCAAAAACATCGACATCAATGAAGTGGAAAAATATTTCATGA
- a CDS encoding STAS/SEC14 domain-containing protein, with protein sequence MLHIIELEEKNIVATKATGKLGKEDIEKIHPLIHAILDKGVKVRWYFEMEDFTGWDFPGLWEDLKMDTAHAKDYEKIAMVGDKKWQDWITQFMKPFTKAEISYFGLEDREAAKQWIKE encoded by the coding sequence ATGTTACATATAATCGAGTTGGAAGAAAAAAATATTGTTGCAACAAAAGCGACCGGCAAATTGGGAAAAGAGGATATAGAAAAAATCCATCCGCTTATCCACGCTATACTGGACAAGGGAGTGAAGGTTCGGTGGTATTTTGAAATGGAAGATTTTACGGGCTGGGATTTTCCCGGGCTATGGGAGGACCTGAAAATGGACACGGCCCACGCAAAAGATTATGAAAAGATAGCGATGGTGGGCGATAAAAAATGGCAGGATTGGATCACTCAATTTATGAAACCGTTCACGAAGGCGGAGATCAGCTATTTTGGTCTGGAAGATAGGGAAGCGGCAAAACAATGGATAAAAGAATAA
- a CDS encoding c-type cytochrome, whose product MKYVLKPLLFIATLAILSCGNSGDNKENKQIKLRNREEPASNKEAGAPASSTADPKSKGIGPVKDVKLNASIDQSMAKTGKELFTNDCTACHRTDAKFIGPALKGVLDRRSPEWVMNMILNPQVMIKEDPTAKELLNKFNGAQMIDQNLTEEEARAILEYFRTL is encoded by the coding sequence ATGAAATATGTACTTAAACCCCTTCTATTTATAGCCACTTTGGCTATCCTAAGCTGTGGGAACAGCGGCGATAACAAGGAAAATAAACAAATAAAGCTCCGTAACCGCGAAGAACCGGCCAGCAATAAAGAAGCGGGCGCCCCAGCGTCAAGTACGGCGGATCCAAAAAGCAAAGGGATCGGCCCGGTAAAGGATGTTAAACTTAACGCAAGTATAGATCAGTCAATGGCAAAGACCGGTAAAGAACTCTTTACAAATGACTGTACCGCCTGCCACAGGACCGACGCCAAATTCATAGGGCCTGCCCTCAAGGGCGTTTTGGACCGCCGCTCGCCGGAATGGGTCATGAATATGATATTGAACCCCCAGGTAATGATCAAAGAGGACCCCACCGCAAAAGAATTGCTGAACAAATTTAATGGCGCCCAGATGATCGACCAAAACCTTACCGAAGAGGAGGCCAGGGCGATCTTGGAGTATTTTAGAACACTTTAG
- a CDS encoding sodium:calcium antiporter, with protein MSIWLWVVVLGLAAWAAHWGADQLLTPLKMLRKQWGLTASAGAAFLAIVTASPEVAINITSAARGVSDIGLGNLLGSNIISIPLMVTIAYFASRKRFKNKEEHQKHLDNKVLSLNKRSVSVLSIPYLAIIGLVAILTLPKAWRGLQPIDGWIMLAAYAAFLVHAIRKGREKGKKVEWDKKQIWLSVAGAMAIAVGAFFIVKATENIVSALSISEIVGGLFITGIMTTAPEIFKTWSVVKGGEVTAGTTSVIADNAVTMTVAFFPLALVTTPIEDFQLFWVNLAFVGLMPLLYSLFIHQSKELHGFNRWQIFVFDAAYIIYLLTMVFFVLKLF; from the coding sequence ATGAGTATTTGGCTTTGGGTAGTAGTGTTGGGATTAGCAGCTTGGGCGGCACATTGGGGTGCGGACCAATTGTTGACACCTTTAAAGATGCTGCGCAAACAATGGGGACTGACCGCTTCCGCAGGGGCGGCATTCCTTGCCATCGTGACCGCCAGCCCCGAAGTGGCCATAAACATTACCAGTGCGGCACGAGGTGTTTCCGATATTGGTCTGGGCAACCTATTGGGCTCAAATATCATTTCCATTCCGTTAATGGTAACCATAGCCTATTTTGCTTCGCGAAAGCGTTTCAAGAACAAGGAGGAGCATCAAAAACACCTAGATAATAAGGTACTATCCTTGAACAAACGTTCTGTTTCGGTATTATCTATCCCCTATCTGGCAATTATCGGTTTGGTGGCTATATTAACGCTTCCCAAAGCCTGGCGTGGACTTCAGCCCATTGACGGGTGGATTATGCTCGCGGCCTATGCCGCCTTTCTGGTTCACGCCATCAGAAAAGGCAGGGAAAAGGGAAAAAAAGTGGAATGGGACAAAAAGCAAATTTGGTTATCGGTTGCCGGAGCTATGGCGATAGCGGTAGGAGCTTTTTTCATTGTAAAGGCCACTGAAAATATTGTTTCGGCCCTGAGCATTTCTGAAATCGTTGGCGGATTGTTCATCACGGGTATAATGACCACCGCGCCTGAAATATTCAAGACCTGGAGCGTGGTAAAGGGTGGCGAGGTAACAGCGGGCACCACCAGCGTGATTGCGGATAATGCCGTTACGATGACGGTGGCATTTTTCCCGTTGGCACTAGTAACCACCCCTATCGAGGATTTCCAGTTGTTCTGGGTCAATCTGGCATTCGTGGGCTTGATGCCGCTTTTGTATTCCCTATTTATTCATCAAAGCAAAGAACTTCACGGTTTTAACAGATGGCAGATATTCGTGTTCGATGCGGCGTATATAATTTATCTATTGACTATGGTGTTTTTTGTTCTAAAACTATTTTAA
- a CDS encoding cation transporter: MNKSTFKISKMDCPSEEQMIRMKLEAYAQVKHLDFDIPNRKLEVYHVDGIKAIQTSIASLKLGGSLEGTTEDEPPVMEDQSKQKKILWWVLGINFGFFVIEMTTGWISGSMGLIADSLDMLADSIVYALSLFAVGGAISRKKKVARFSGYFQMALATLGFAEVLRRFFSNTETPLFQWMIIVSIFALLGNLISLWLINKAKSKEAHMQASAIFTSNDIIVNGGIILAGVLVYFLNSKWPDLVIGGIVFTFVMRGAIRILKLSK; this comes from the coding sequence ATGAACAAGAGCACTTTTAAAATCAGTAAAATGGACTGCCCTTCCGAAGAACAGATGATTCGGATGAAGTTGGAGGCTTACGCTCAAGTAAAACACTTGGATTTTGATATTCCCAACAGAAAATTGGAAGTATATCACGTGGACGGTATCAAGGCGATACAAACGTCTATAGCCAGCTTAAAACTTGGAGGTTCCTTAGAGGGAACCACAGAAGATGAACCTCCTGTAATGGAAGACCAATCCAAACAAAAAAAGATTCTATGGTGGGTCTTGGGCATCAACTTCGGTTTTTTCGTTATCGAAATGACCACGGGCTGGATATCCGGCTCAATGGGACTTATTGCAGATTCTTTGGATATGTTGGCAGATTCCATCGTGTATGCACTCAGTCTGTTTGCAGTTGGCGGTGCTATTTCCAGAAAAAAGAAAGTGGCCAGATTTAGCGGATACTTTCAAATGGCCCTGGCGACACTTGGGTTTGCAGAGGTCTTACGAAGATTTTTTAGTAACACCGAAACACCCTTGTTCCAATGGATGATAATCGTTTCCATTTTTGCCCTACTAGGGAATCTCATTTCACTTTGGTTGATCAACAAAGCTAAAAGTAAGGAAGCGCATATGCAGGCAAGTGCCATTTTTACATCCAATGATATCATTGTAAATGGGGGTATTATTCTGGCAGGGGTACTGGTCTATTTTCTGAATAGTAAATGGCCCGATTTGGTAATTGGCGGCATCGTGTTCACTTTCGTAATGCGTGGTGCCATAAGAATATTGAAACTGTCGAAGTAG
- the nhaA gene encoding Na+/H+ antiporter NhaA: MRQSVRNQSTIGYIRETATKFLDRETAGGIFLIIATIVALLLANSQWADAYNRFLDDELLFELSEHLSFGLTVEEWINEGLMAIFFLIAGLELKRELRVGELSSLKKASAPLLAALGGMAVPALIFVSLNLGTENVKGWGIPMATDIAYSLGIIGLLGKNVPTQLKTFLIALAIADDIGAILVIALFYSSELSWIYLSSGVGVFGILLVMNWIGIKGLIWYVIVGMVLWYCFLNSGIHPTIAGVLFAFSIPIRPKLDSKSFKERTAANVTELEESDLEILNPLQDKKQLKILKAIKTDSKDSKPPLSKLENSLINFNSFVIIPVFAIVNAGVKLDVNLIEVLSGSLGLGILLGLGIGKVAGISIFTLLGQKLGVLKLHHSINWNHIVGVGMIAGIGFTMSLFIAYLAFSTPEILKVSKISILIASLINATAGIIVLLLASKKRETREEIEEI; encoded by the coding sequence ATGAGGCAATCAGTTCGGAATCAATCCACTATTGGGTATATCAGGGAAACTGCAACAAAGTTTCTTGATAGGGAAACAGCTGGTGGTATTTTCTTAATAATTGCTACCATAGTCGCTCTTCTTTTGGCTAATTCGCAATGGGCAGATGCTTATAATCGTTTTCTTGATGATGAATTGCTTTTTGAACTTTCCGAACATCTTAGCTTCGGGTTAACTGTTGAAGAGTGGATCAATGAGGGCTTAATGGCAATTTTCTTCCTGATTGCCGGTCTTGAATTGAAAAGGGAACTTAGGGTGGGTGAATTATCTTCATTAAAAAAGGCCTCTGCCCCTTTGTTGGCAGCTTTGGGCGGTATGGCGGTTCCGGCCCTCATTTTTGTTAGCCTGAACTTAGGTACCGAAAATGTTAAAGGATGGGGAATTCCTATGGCCACTGATATAGCGTATTCTTTAGGAATTATCGGGCTATTGGGGAAAAATGTTCCCACCCAGTTAAAAACCTTTTTGATAGCCTTGGCTATTGCCGATGATATAGGGGCCATACTGGTCATCGCTCTGTTTTATAGTAGTGAACTGAGTTGGATATACCTAAGTTCGGGTGTTGGGGTTTTTGGAATATTATTAGTAATGAATTGGATTGGGATCAAGGGTTTGATATGGTATGTTATTGTGGGTATGGTCCTATGGTATTGTTTCCTTAATTCGGGTATCCATCCAACTATCGCAGGAGTGCTTTTTGCCTTTTCCATTCCCATACGGCCAAAACTGGACAGTAAATCCTTTAAAGAAAGAACCGCTGCGAATGTTACTGAACTTGAGGAATCAGATCTTGAAATATTAAACCCACTTCAGGATAAAAAACAACTAAAAATTTTAAAAGCCATTAAAACCGATTCAAAGGATTCAAAACCCCCCTTGAGCAAATTGGAAAATTCCCTTATTAATTTTAATTCATTCGTTATTATTCCAGTTTTCGCGATCGTAAACGCTGGGGTCAAACTTGACGTAAATTTAATCGAGGTTCTCTCCGGTTCTTTAGGCTTGGGAATTCTTCTGGGTTTGGGCATCGGCAAAGTAGCTGGTATAAGCATTTTTACATTGCTCGGTCAAAAACTAGGTGTTTTGAAGTTACACCACAGTATTAACTGGAATCATATTGTTGGTGTTGGAATGATAGCTGGAATCGGTTTTACCATGTCCCTTTTTATCGCCTACCTTGCTTTTAGCACACCAGAAATACTTAAGGTTTCTAAAATCAGCATATTGATCGCCTCGTTGATTAATGCCACTGCCGGTATAATCGTTTTGCTGCTGGCTTCCAAGAAGAGAGAAACAAGGGAAGAAATTGAGGAAATCTAG
- a CDS encoding heavy metal translocating P-type ATPase, whose product MKKLQLKIPVILPQVPNEKDACVKRLIKELEAEEGLEKVHIADEQADSVPQLCFHYDPDIISIDRIQSLAERTGAEITEKYGHLLIEVNGIRHTRQARTIEKSLLAIEGVLEASATAGGLIRLEYDKRETNLEEISARLEKENLKVDKSSSADEDGFVSAEKDPEKLNEEGKKGKEADHKDKGGHDHEEGEDHAHAHGGIFGKNTELIFAIICGALLGIGFGLSYVASIPDWVSLSLYVGAYFFGGYFTAKEAIQTVAKGGFEIDFLMLVAAIGAAVLGEWAEGALLLFLFSLGHALEHYAMNKARKSIAALADLAPKTALLKKDGKTEEVGIEKLGIGDIIVVKPNSKISADGVVVDGKSSVNQAPITGESVPVDKVPVEDSAKDYSEDDDIKDENRVFAGTINGNNTLEIKVIKEAKDSTLSRLVKLVNEAQTQKSPTQLLTDKFERYFVPSVLVLVGLLLLAFLVIDEPFSASFYRAMAVLVAASPCALAISTPSAVLSGVARAARGGVLIKGGRPLEDLGELTALAFDKTGTLTEGKPKLTQVVPLGDMQENELLKIAVAVEGLSDHPLAKAVVRDGKERLEGKEIPDASNLEAVLGKGIKASLSEDKIYIGNLDLFEGLDERTPSEKIATKVRGLEGGGNTTMLIRKNEEYIGIIALMDTPRGAAKQTLSELKEIGIKRMIMLTGDNQKVADAVAEEIGLTDAWGSLLPEEKVDAIKKLKEQESKVAMVGDGVNDAPAMANSTVGIAMGAAGSDVALETADIALMADKLETLPFAIGLSRKAKAIIKQNLWVSLGIVALLIPATIFGFANIGVAVVIHEGSTLLVVFNALRLLAYNK is encoded by the coding sequence ATGAAAAAACTACAACTAAAAATACCCGTAATCCTGCCCCAAGTGCCTAACGAGAAAGATGCCTGTGTAAAAAGGTTGATAAAGGAACTGGAGGCCGAAGAGGGTCTTGAAAAAGTCCATATTGCCGATGAACAGGCGGATTCAGTCCCACAGCTCTGTTTTCACTATGACCCGGACATTATCTCCATTGACCGCATTCAATCGCTGGCAGAACGTACCGGGGCGGAAATTACCGAGAAATATGGGCATCTGCTCATAGAGGTCAATGGTATCAGGCATACCCGACAGGCACGAACCATTGAAAAGAGCCTCTTGGCAATTGAAGGGGTTCTGGAAGCTTCGGCCACGGCCGGGGGTTTGATACGGCTGGAATATGACAAACGCGAGACCAATCTTGAAGAGATAAGTGCAAGGCTTGAAAAGGAAAACCTAAAAGTTGATAAAAGTTCCTCTGCCGATGAAGATGGTTTTGTATCTGCGGAAAAAGACCCTGAAAAGTTAAATGAAGAAGGTAAAAAAGGCAAAGAAGCCGACCATAAGGATAAGGGTGGGCACGATCACGAAGAGGGTGAAGACCACGCGCATGCCCACGGTGGCATTTTTGGGAAAAACACCGAACTGATTTTTGCCATCATTTGCGGTGCTCTTCTGGGTATTGGTTTTGGGCTTTCCTACGTAGCATCAATACCGGATTGGGTCAGCTTATCCCTGTATGTGGGCGCCTACTTTTTTGGGGGTTACTTTACGGCAAAAGAGGCCATACAGACCGTAGCCAAAGGTGGTTTTGAAATCGATTTTTTGATGCTGGTGGCCGCCATCGGTGCCGCTGTTCTGGGCGAATGGGCAGAAGGTGCCTTGTTATTATTTCTTTTCAGCCTGGGACATGCTTTGGAGCATTATGCAATGAACAAAGCACGAAAATCCATAGCGGCCCTTGCCGATCTCGCACCAAAAACAGCTTTGCTCAAAAAAGATGGCAAAACCGAAGAGGTGGGTATCGAAAAATTGGGTATAGGCGATATTATCGTGGTCAAGCCGAACAGTAAAATATCTGCCGATGGCGTTGTGGTCGATGGTAAAAGCAGTGTAAACCAGGCCCCGATTACAGGGGAAAGTGTACCGGTGGACAAAGTTCCCGTGGAGGATTCTGCCAAGGACTATTCGGAGGATGATGATATCAAGGACGAAAACCGCGTTTTTGCAGGTACGATCAACGGCAACAATACCCTTGAGATAAAGGTGATCAAAGAGGCGAAGGATTCGACCCTGTCCCGACTGGTAAAACTGGTCAACGAGGCACAAACACAAAAGTCGCCGACCCAGTTGCTTACCGATAAATTTGAAAGATATTTCGTGCCTTCGGTACTTGTATTGGTAGGTCTTCTACTGTTGGCTTTTTTGGTCATTGACGAACCGTTTAGTGCCAGCTTTTATAGGGCGATGGCCGTACTGGTCGCCGCCAGTCCCTGTGCCCTTGCGATTTCAACACCAAGTGCGGTTTTGAGTGGTGTGGCAAGGGCTGCCCGCGGCGGGGTACTTATCAAAGGGGGGCGACCACTGGAAGACTTGGGGGAATTGACCGCCCTGGCCTTTGACAAAACAGGCACCCTTACCGAAGGTAAACCAAAACTAACACAAGTGGTCCCACTTGGGGATATGCAAGAAAACGAACTTTTAAAAATAGCAGTCGCCGTGGAAGGCCTTAGTGACCATCCCCTGGCAAAAGCAGTGGTTCGTGATGGCAAGGAGCGACTGGAAGGTAAGGAAATTCCAGATGCCTCTAACCTGGAAGCAGTGCTGGGCAAAGGTATCAAAGCGTCATTGAGCGAGGATAAAATCTATATCGGTAACCTCGACCTATTCGAAGGGCTTGATGAGCGTACTCCTTCCGAAAAAATAGCTACGAAAGTGCGTGGTCTTGAAGGTGGTGGAAATACAACGATGCTTATTCGGAAAAATGAAGAATATATAGGCATCATTGCATTAATGGACACCCCCCGGGGGGCAGCAAAACAGACGCTTTCTGAATTGAAAGAAATAGGAATTAAACGAATGATCATGCTTACCGGTGATAACCAGAAGGTAGCAGACGCTGTAGCAGAAGAAATCGGGTTGACCGATGCCTGGGGAAGCCTGTTGCCGGAGGAAAAGGTTGATGCCATCAAAAAATTGAAAGAACAGGAATCCAAAGTCGCAATGGTGGGCGACGGTGTAAACGATGCGCCCGCAATGGCAAACAGTACCGTGGGTATTGCAATGGGTGCGGCGGGAAGTGATGTGGCCTTGGAAACTGCGGACATTGCCCTAATGGCCGATAAATTGGAAACCCTGCCCTTTGCCATAGGCTTGAGCAGGAAGGCAAAGGCCATAATCAAGCAGAACCTTTGGGTAAGCCTGGGTATCGTTGCCCTGTTGATTCCCGCCACAATATTCGGTTTTGCAAATATTGGTGTTGCCGTGGTGATACACGAAGGTTCAACATTGCTTGTTGTTTTTAACGCTTTGAGGCTATTGGCTTATAATAAATAA
- a CDS encoding bestrophin family protein: protein MLLNKRISIFDFLKILKFDLLFIGGYSILVGYMDQYGFLAKISIPIAITGVFGTAVALLLGFRTNQAYERWWEARIIWGAIVNDSRTLVRQCVSFFEREDEEVYQRMVKEMTDRQVVWCYALGESLRKMPFSPKVKEYKESRKLESFNIPNTLLSQHSETLLGAKENGMVNDFQQVQIDSTIARLCDSMGKCERIKNTVFPKAHSLLIHLIIYVFATMLPFGLDDKNVAVEIAITFVIPIILVAIEKTSILMQDPFENQPMDTPVTDLATTIEINLKQMIGNEDIPIKEKPSKYYIL from the coding sequence ATGCTCTTAAACAAACGTATATCGATCTTTGACTTCTTGAAGATCTTAAAATTCGACCTGTTATTTATAGGTGGTTATTCAATTTTGGTTGGCTATATGGATCAATATGGTTTTTTGGCAAAAATCTCTATCCCTATAGCAATAACTGGGGTTTTTGGCACCGCAGTAGCTTTGCTTTTGGGTTTTCGAACCAATCAAGCTTATGAGCGCTGGTGGGAAGCCCGTATTATCTGGGGCGCTATTGTAAACGATTCCCGAACACTGGTCAGGCAGTGTGTATCCTTTTTTGAACGGGAGGATGAAGAAGTCTATCAACGGATGGTCAAAGAAATGACCGATCGTCAGGTAGTCTGGTGCTATGCCTTGGGGGAATCATTGAGAAAAATGCCCTTTTCCCCCAAAGTTAAAGAATACAAGGAATCCCGTAAGTTGGAATCTTTTAATATTCCAAATACTTTATTGTCACAACATTCTGAAACTTTGCTGGGGGCAAAAGAAAACGGTATGGTCAATGATTTTCAGCAGGTACAGATAGACAGTACCATAGCTAGGTTATGTGATTCCATGGGCAAGTGCGAGCGTATAAAAAACACGGTCTTCCCCAAAGCGCATAGCTTATTGATACATCTTATAATCTATGTGTTCGCCACAATGCTGCCATTTGGTCTGGATGATAAGAACGTGGCAGTTGAGATCGCTATAACATTTGTTATACCAATAATTTTAGTTGCCATTGAAAAAACATCCATCCTTATGCAGGACCCTTTTGAAAACCAACCCATGGATACCCCTGTGACCGATTTGGCCACAACCATTGAGATCAATTTAAAACAAATGATAGGAAATGAAGATATTCCGATCAAAGAAAAACCGAGCAAGTATTATATTCTTTAA